The window GATGCCGCTGCCCTGCACGCTGCGCACAAGTTGCACCGCCTCCTGCGCTTCGGCGGGGCGCAGGCCGGCCATCACCTCGTCGAGCAGCAGGACTTTGGGCTGCGTGGCCAGGGCGCGGGCGACTTCCAGGCGCTTGTCCTGAAGCAGCGTGAGTTCGTGCGCGGCCTTGTCGGCGTGCGCGGCCAGGCCGGTGCGCTCCAGCAGGTCGTAGGCCAGGTTGCGCGCCTGCGCCAGGTTCGCGCCCGGTTTGCCGAACAGCGCGCCCACCGTGACATTCTCGTG is drawn from Deinococcus fonticola and contains these coding sequences:
- a CDS encoding ABC transporter ATP-binding protein → MTDQPIEHRCHLGLGRAFQIVRPFPEMTVHENVTVGALFGKPGANLAQARNLAYDLLERTGLAAHADKAAHELTLLQDKRLEVARALATQPKVLLLDEVMAGLRPAEAQEAVQLVRSVQGSGISVLFIEHIMPVVRDLADRVVVMDQGQVIAEGTYREVTRNPQVVSAYLGTETELQA